In a genomic window of Thiosocius teredinicola:
- a CDS encoding NuoB/complex I 20 kDa subunit family protein, with protein sequence MGIEGVLEKGFVTTSLDGVINWARTGSMWPMTFGLACCAVEMMHAAAARYDIDRFGIIFRPSPRQSDVMIVAGTLVNKMAPALRKVYDQMAEPRWVISMGSCANGGGYYHYSYSVVRGCDRIVPVDVYVPGCPPTAEALLWGVLQLQNKIRRTNTIAR encoded by the coding sequence GTGGGAATAGAGGGCGTTCTCGAAAAAGGTTTCGTCACCACGTCGCTCGACGGGGTGATCAACTGGGCGCGTACCGGTTCGATGTGGCCGATGACCTTCGGCCTGGCCTGTTGTGCTGTCGAAATGATGCATGCGGCGGCAGCACGTTATGACATCGACCGTTTCGGCATCATCTTCCGGCCCAGCCCGCGTCAGTCCGACGTCATGATCGTCGCGGGTACGCTGGTAAACAAGATGGCCCCGGCCTTGCGCAAGGTGTACGACCAGATGGCCGAACCGCGCTGGGTGATCTCGATGGGGTCATGCGCCAATGGCGGTGGCTATTACCACTACTCCTATTCGGTGGTCCGCGGCTGCGACCGCATTGTGCCGGTCGATGTGTATGTGCCGGGTTGCCCACCGACTGCCGAAGCCCTGTTGTGGGGCGTGTTGCAACTGCAAAACAAGATTCGACGCACGAATACGATTGCCCGTTAA
- the ftsH gene encoding ATP-dependent zinc metalloprotease FtsH codes for MAKNIVLWVIIAVVLMTVFNSFTAQKPSSPELTYSKFIEQVERKNVASVTIYKDGRIDGVMTSGSRFSTDAPADDKLVDQLLNANVEIRAEPPEKPSILWNILINWFPLFILIGLWIFFMRQMQGGGAGRGAMSFGKSKARMLTEDQVKVTFSDVAGCEEAKEEVKELVDFLKDPSKFQKLGGKIPSGVLMVGPPGTGKTLLARAIAGEAKVPFFTISGSDFVEMFVGVGASRVRDMFDQAKKHAPCIIFIDEIDAVGRHRGAGLGGGHDEREQTLNQLLVEMDGFEGNEGVIVIAATNRPDVLDPALLRPGRFDRQVVVGLPDILGREQILKVHMRKVPLADDVKPSLIARGTPGFSGADLANLVNEAALFAARANKRLVDMEDMEKAKDKIMMGAERKSMAMKEDEKRLTAYHEAGHAIVGLNVPSHDPVYKVSIIPRGRALGVTMFLPEEDRYSHSKEHLESQISSLFGGRIAEELIFGAQSVTTGASNDIMRATDIARNMVTKWGLSDRMGPLAYGEDEGEVFLGRSVTQHKALSDDTAHAIDEEVRAFIDRNYDRAAGILNDHIDKLHAMADALMKFETIDSDQIRDIMEGRDPRPPAGWDDDSAAPGGGAPADDGKDVSGESPIGGPAGQH; via the coding sequence ATGGCCAAAAATATCGTACTGTGGGTCATCATCGCCGTCGTGCTGATGACGGTTTTCAACAGCTTCACGGCGCAGAAACCCTCTTCGCCCGAACTCACCTATTCAAAGTTCATTGAGCAGGTCGAACGCAAGAACGTCGCCAGTGTCACCATCTATAAAGATGGTCGCATCGACGGCGTGATGACGTCCGGTAGCCGCTTCTCTACGGATGCGCCTGCCGACGACAAGCTGGTCGATCAATTGCTCAATGCGAACGTAGAGATCCGCGCCGAGCCGCCGGAAAAGCCGTCGATCCTGTGGAATATCTTGATCAACTGGTTCCCGCTGTTCATCCTGATTGGTCTGTGGATCTTCTTCATGCGCCAGATGCAGGGCGGGGGCGCAGGACGTGGCGCCATGTCGTTCGGCAAGAGCAAGGCGCGCATGCTCACCGAAGACCAGGTCAAAGTGACTTTCTCGGATGTCGCCGGCTGTGAAGAGGCGAAGGAAGAGGTCAAAGAGCTGGTCGACTTCCTCAAAGATCCGTCCAAGTTCCAGAAACTCGGCGGCAAGATCCCGAGCGGCGTGCTGATGGTCGGACCGCCCGGTACGGGTAAAACCCTGCTGGCGCGTGCGATTGCCGGTGAGGCCAAGGTGCCGTTCTTCACGATCTCCGGTTCGGACTTCGTCGAGATGTTTGTCGGTGTCGGTGCATCGCGTGTGCGCGACATGTTCGACCAGGCGAAGAAACACGCCCCGTGCATCATCTTTATCGATGAGATCGACGCAGTCGGTCGTCACCGTGGCGCCGGTCTCGGCGGCGGTCACGACGAGCGCGAGCAGACCCTGAACCAGTTGCTGGTCGAGATGGACGGTTTCGAAGGTAACGAAGGCGTCATCGTGATCGCTGCGACCAACCGTCCGGACGTGCTCGATCCCGCATTGCTGCGCCCCGGCCGTTTCGACCGCCAGGTCGTGGTCGGCCTGCCGGACATCCTCGGTCGCGAGCAGATCCTGAAAGTGCACATGCGCAAAGTGCCGCTCGCCGACGACGTCAAGCCGTCGTTGATCGCACGCGGTACGCCGGGCTTCTCCGGTGCCGACCTGGCCAACCTGGTCAACGAGGCGGCCCTGTTCGCCGCGCGCGCCAACAAGCGCCTGGTCGACATGGAAGACATGGAGAAGGCCAAAGACAAGATCATGATGGGCGCCGAGCGCAAGTCGATGGCGATGAAGGAAGACGAGAAGCGTCTGACCGCCTATCACGAGGCAGGGCATGCCATCGTCGGCCTGAACGTGCCGTCGCACGATCCGGTGTACAAGGTGTCGATCATCCCGCGCGGTCGTGCGCTGGGTGTGACCATGTTCCTGCCGGAAGAGGACCGTTACAGCCACAGCAAGGAGCACCTCGAGAGCCAGATCTCGAGCCTGTTCGGCGGGCGTATCGCCGAAGAGCTGATCTTCGGTGCGCAGTCGGTGACCACCGGTGCGTCGAACGACATCATGCGAGCGACCGACATAGCCCGCAACATGGTGACCAAGTGGGGTCTGTCCGACCGCATGGGACCGCTGGCCTACGGCGAAGACGAAGGCGAGGTATTCCTCGGTCGTTCGGTTACCCAGCACAAGGCGCTGTCGGATGACACCGCGCATGCCATCGACGAGGAGGTGCGTGCCTTCATCGATCGTAACTACGATCGTGCTGCCGGCATCTTGAACGACCATATCGACAAGCTGCACGCGATGGCTGATGCCCTGATGAAGTTCGAGACGATCGACAGCGATCAGATCCGCGACATCATGGAAGGCCGTGATCCGCGCCCGCCGGCCGGCTGGGACGATGACTCGGCTGCACCCGGCGGCGGTGCGCCAGCAGACGACGGTAAGGACGTCAGCGGCGAGTCGCCGATCGGTGGTCCGGCAGGACAACACTGA
- the rlmE gene encoding 23S rRNA (uridine(2552)-2'-O)-methyltransferase RlmE — translation MARSKSSHRWMQRHVNDEYVKRSKREGYRSRAAYKLLELQEKDRMIKPGQVIVDLGAAPGGWSQVAHDLVGPKGKVIAFDILPMDELPGVTVIQGDFREDEALVKLDAALDGQPVDLVISDMAPNVSGVAAVDQPRAMHLCELALDFCEQRLRPGGGFVCKVFHGEGFDDWMRQVKADFGRAVTRKPKASRPKSREVYLVAGNYHS, via the coding sequence ATGGCACGATCGAAAAGCAGTCACCGCTGGATGCAGCGGCATGTCAATGATGAGTACGTCAAACGCTCCAAGCGTGAAGGCTACCGCTCGCGTGCTGCTTACAAGCTATTGGAACTTCAGGAAAAAGACCGGATGATCAAGCCCGGTCAGGTGATCGTCGACCTGGGTGCCGCACCGGGTGGCTGGTCGCAGGTGGCGCACGATCTGGTTGGGCCAAAGGGAAAGGTAATCGCCTTCGACATCCTGCCGATGGATGAACTGCCCGGCGTGACGGTGATCCAGGGGGATTTCCGCGAGGATGAAGCCCTGGTCAAGCTCGACGCCGCCCTGGACGGACAGCCGGTCGATCTTGTGATTTCGGATATGGCCCCCAATGTAAGCGGGGTGGCTGCGGTGGATCAGCCGCGCGCCATGCATCTGTGCGAACTGGCACTGGATTTTTGCGAACAGCGGCTGCGTCCCGGCGGCGGCTTCGTCTGTAAAGTGTTCCACGGCGAGGGGTTCGACGACTGGATGCGCCAGGTGAAGGCGGATTTCGGTCGCGCCGTGACGCGCAAACCCAAGGCTTCGCGGCCCAAAAGCCGCGAGGTTTATCTGGTAGCCGGGAACTATCATTCGTAG
- the folP gene encoding dihydropteroate synthase gives MSSDFGKLLDLSRPRVMGILNVTPDSFSDGGRFLTLDDALHQAERMIDEGADLLDIGGESTRPGAQAVSLAEEMDRVLPVVERLVASFDTPVSVDTSKPDLMRAAIAAGAGMINDVSALQAPGAIAAVASGRVPVCLMHMQGEPRTMQAAPQYDDVVADIIEYLSNRIAACEAGGISRDRLLVDPGFGFGKTVEHNLQLLRGLEAFRTLGVPVLVGISRKSMLGAITGRPVEERMPASVAAALIAVERGARIVRVHDVAATVDAIAVWQATMDGSVDKN, from the coding sequence ATGTCGTCCGATTTCGGCAAACTGCTCGATCTTTCGCGTCCCCGCGTGATGGGGATACTCAACGTTACGCCCGACTCGTTCTCCGATGGCGGCCGTTTCCTGACGCTCGACGATGCACTGCACCAGGCGGAGCGCATGATCGACGAGGGCGCGGATCTACTGGATATCGGCGGCGAATCGACCCGTCCCGGTGCACAGGCCGTTTCCCTGGCCGAAGAGATGGATCGCGTGTTGCCCGTGGTCGAGCGCCTGGTCGCAAGCTTCGATACGCCGGTCTCGGTCGATACCAGCAAGCCGGACCTGATGCGTGCGGCGATTGCAGCCGGTGCAGGCATGATCAACGATGTATCGGCCCTCCAGGCGCCCGGCGCGATTGCCGCGGTTGCCAGCGGCCGCGTGCCCGTGTGCCTGATGCACATGCAGGGCGAGCCGCGTACCATGCAGGCCGCGCCTCAATATGACGACGTCGTAGCCGATATCATCGAATACTTAAGTAATCGCATCGCCGCGTGCGAAGCGGGCGGAATCTCGCGAGATCGCCTGTTGGTCGATCCGGGGTTCGGCTTCGGCAAGACGGTCGAGCACAACCTGCAGCTGCTGCGTGGGCTCGAGGCCTTTCGGACGCTCGGTGTGCCCGTATTGGTGGGCATCTCGCGCAAATCGATGCTCGGCGCGATCACCGGGAGGCCGGTCGAAGAACGCATGCCTGCCAGTGTGGCGGCAGCGCTGATTGCGGTCGAGCGTGGCGCACGTATCGTGCGAGTGCACGATGTCGCGGCGACGGTCGATGCGATTGCGGTCTGGCAGGCGACCATGGACGGCAGCGTCGACAAGAACTGA
- a CDS encoding NADH-quinone oxidoreductase subunit D, whose product MAEIRNYTLNFGPQHPAAHGVLRLVLEMDGEVIERADPHVGLLHRATEKLAESKPYNQSIGYMDRLDYVSMMCNEHGYVRAIEQLLGVEVPIRAQYIRTMFDEITRILNHLMWLGTHALDVGAMTMFLYCFREREDLMDCYEAVSGARMHATYYRPGGVYRDLPDEMPKYDTGQFGSSAEAKRRNAAREGSLLDFIEEFIDRFPGLVDEYETLLTDNRIWKQRTVGIGVVTPERAMQLGFTGPMLRGSGIAWDLRKKQPYAAYDQVDFDIPIGTNGDCYDRYLVRVEEFRQSARIIKQCIKWLRENPGPVMLDDHKITPPKRADMKDDMEALIHHFKLFTEGYCPPPGEAYAAVEAPKGEFGCYIVSDGANKPYRLKVRAPGFPHLAAMDEMARGHMLADVVAIIGTMDIVFGEIDR is encoded by the coding sequence ATGGCGGAAATCAGAAACTACACGCTGAACTTCGGTCCGCAGCATCCGGCCGCGCACGGTGTGCTGCGCCTCGTGCTGGAGATGGACGGCGAGGTGATCGAGCGTGCCGACCCGCACGTCGGCCTGCTGCACCGCGCGACCGAGAAGCTCGCCGAGAGCAAACCGTACAACCAGTCGATCGGTTACATGGACCGTCTCGACTATGTCTCGATGATGTGCAACGAACACGGCTACGTGCGCGCCATCGAACAACTGCTGGGCGTCGAGGTGCCGATCCGGGCGCAGTACATCCGCACCATGTTCGACGAGATCACGCGCATCCTGAACCACCTGATGTGGTTGGGCACGCACGCACTCGACGTCGGCGCGATGACCATGTTCCTGTACTGCTTCCGCGAGCGCGAAGACCTGATGGACTGCTACGAGGCGGTCTCGGGCGCGCGCATGCACGCAACCTACTACCGCCCCGGCGGCGTGTACCGCGATCTGCCCGACGAGATGCCCAAATACGACACCGGGCAGTTCGGCAGCTCCGCAGAGGCCAAGCGACGCAATGCGGCGCGCGAAGGCTCACTGCTCGACTTCATCGAAGAGTTTATTGATCGCTTCCCCGGCTTGGTCGATGAATATGAAACCCTGTTGACCGACAACCGCATCTGGAAGCAGCGCACCGTCGGCATCGGCGTGGTGACGCCGGAACGCGCGATGCAACTCGGCTTTACCGGCCCGATGCTGCGCGGCTCCGGCATCGCATGGGATCTGCGCAAGAAGCAGCCCTATGCGGCCTACGATCAGGTCGACTTCGACATCCCGATCGGTACCAACGGAGATTGTTACGACCGCTACCTGGTGCGCGTCGAAGAGTTTCGCCAGTCGGCCCGCATCATCAAACAGTGTATTAAGTGGCTGCGCGAGAATCCCGGCCCGGTCATGCTGGACGATCACAAGATCACGCCGCCGAAGCGCGCCGACATGAAAGACGACATGGAGGCGTTGATCCATCACTTCAAGCTGTTTACCGAGGGTTATTGCCCGCCGCCCGGCGAGGCCTATGCCGCAGTCGAGGCGCCGAAGGGCGAGTTCGGCTGCTACATCGTGTCCGATGGTGCAAACAAGCCCTACCGTCTGAAAGTGCGCGCACCGGGCTTTCCGCACCTTGCCGCGATGGACGAGATGGCGCGTGGCCACATGCTGGCGGATGTCGTGGCGATCATCGGCACGATGGACATCGTATTTGGAGAGATCGACCGATGA
- a CDS encoding NADH-quinone oxidoreductase subunit NuoE family protein, which yields MSMRSEPMIRVNKCEDKDALFTAEVREKIDAWVAKYPEGWQQSACMAALMYVQDMNGGHLTRELMDQVADYLDMPPIAVYEVATFYSMYEHKPVGRHKICLCTNVSCMINGSDNVLEHLRNRLGIGFGEVTTDGKFSLKEVECLGACGGAPMMQIGHTYYENLTPELVDQILDGLE from the coding sequence ATGAGCATGCGCAGCGAACCGATGATCCGCGTCAACAAGTGCGAGGACAAGGACGCGCTGTTCACCGCCGAGGTGCGCGAGAAGATCGACGCCTGGGTGGCGAAGTATCCGGAAGGCTGGCAGCAGTCGGCCTGCATGGCGGCGCTGATGTATGTGCAGGATATGAACGGCGGCCACCTGACGCGTGAGCTGATGGATCAGGTTGCCGATTACCTCGACATGCCGCCGATCGCGGTCTATGAGGTGGCGACCTTCTATTCGATGTACGAGCACAAGCCGGTCGGTCGTCACAAGATCTGCCTGTGCACGAACGTCTCGTGCATGATCAACGGCTCCGACAATGTCCTCGAGCATCTGCGCAACCGTCTCGGCATCGGTTTCGGCGAGGTCACCACCGACGGCAAGTTCAGTCTGAAGGAAGTCGAGTGCCTGGGTGCCTGCGGCGGCGCGCCGATGATGCAGATCGGTCACACCTATTACGAGAATCTGACGCCCGAACTGGTCGATCAGATCCTGGACGGTCTGGAGTAA
- the glmM gene encoding phosphoglucosamine mutase, translated as MARKYFGTDGIRGRVGEGHINPEFVLKLGWAAGRVLGNGDQAKVLIGKDTRISGYMFEAALEAGLAAAGVNIRLLGPMPTPGIAYLTRTLHASAGIVISASHNPHEDNGIKFFSGSGNKLPDDVEEAIEAELEKPMTTVCSDRLGKAKRLEDARGRYIEFCKSTIPSRMDFSGMKIVVDCAHGATYHIAPDVLEEIGAEVITIGAEPNGLNINDGFGATKPRALASSVRVNGADLGIALDGDGDRVIMVDDKGEIVDGDEIIYVIAQSRLRNGGLVGNVVGTHMSNLGLEVALRDLGVGFDRVGVGDRYILERLCDNDWTLGGEPSGHIICRDRTTTGDGIVSALQVLAEIHKTGRTLSELRQGMRKYPQELINVPLGTARAADVMACQSVTEAVQAVEVDMGDQGRVLLRPSGTEPLIRVMVEGREADTVVAKANTIADVVRAQVTG; from the coding sequence ATGGCGCGTAAATATTTTGGAACCGACGGCATCAGAGGGCGCGTCGGTGAAGGTCACATCAATCCCGAGTTTGTGCTCAAGTTGGGCTGGGCGGCCGGCCGGGTGCTGGGCAACGGTGATCAGGCCAAGGTGCTGATCGGCAAGGACACCCGGATCTCCGGATACATGTTCGAGGCGGCGCTCGAGGCCGGTCTGGCTGCGGCGGGTGTGAATATTCGCTTGCTCGGCCCGATGCCGACGCCCGGCATCGCCTACCTGACGCGCACGCTGCATGCGAGTGCCGGTATCGTCATCAGCGCCTCGCACAATCCGCACGAAGACAACGGCATCAAGTTTTTCTCCGGCTCCGGCAACAAGCTGCCGGACGACGTCGAAGAGGCGATCGAGGCCGAACTCGAGAAGCCGATGACGACCGTCTGCTCCGACCGGCTCGGTAAGGCCAAGCGCCTCGAAGACGCGCGCGGCCGCTATATCGAATTCTGCAAGAGCACGATCCCGTCGCGCATGGATTTCAGCGGCATGAAGATCGTGGTCGATTGCGCACACGGCGCGACCTATCACATTGCGCCCGACGTGCTCGAAGAGATCGGTGCCGAGGTCATCACGATCGGCGCCGAGCCCAACGGCCTGAACATCAACGACGGCTTCGGTGCGACCAAGCCGCGCGCGCTGGCCAGCTCGGTGCGGGTCAACGGCGCCGACCTGGGCATTGCGCTCGACGGCGACGGTGACCGCGTGATCATGGTCGACGACAAGGGCGAGATCGTCGACGGCGACGAGATCATCTACGTGATCGCCCAGTCGCGGCTGCGCAACGGCGGGTTGGTCGGCAACGTTGTCGGTACCCACATGAGCAACCTCGGCCTCGAGGTGGCGTTGCGCGATCTCGGCGTCGGTTTCGACCGGGTCGGCGTTGGCGATCGTTACATCCTCGAGCGGTTGTGCGACAACGACTGGACCCTCGGCGGCGAGCCTTCGGGGCACATCATCTGCCGTGATCGCACCACGACCGGCGACGGCATCGTGTCGGCACTGCAGGTGCTGGCCGAGATCCACAAGACCGGACGCACCCTGAGCGAGCTGCGACAGGGCATGCGCAAGTACCCGCAGGAGCTGATCAATGTGCCGCTGGGTACGGCGCGTGCTGCCGATGTGATGGCCTGCCAATCGGTGACCGAGGCGGTGCAGGCGGTCGAGGTCGACATGGGCGATCAGGGGCGTGTCTTGCTGCGTCCGTCCGGCACCGAACCACTGATCCGGGTGATGGTCGAAGGCCGCGAAGCCGACACCGTCGTCGCAAAAGCCAACACGATTGCCGACGTGGTTCGCGCACAGGTCACGGGCTGA
- a CDS encoding NADH-quinone oxidoreductase subunit A has translation MLENYLPVLIFIVVGSVVGAAMIGLGFVLSPRRPDSEKNSPYECGFEAFEDSRMKFDVRYYLVAILFIIFDLEIAFLFPWAVVLDQIGMVGFWAMMIFLGILVVGFIYEWKKGALEWE, from the coding sequence ATGCTTGAAAATTACCTGCCTGTCCTGATCTTCATCGTTGTCGGTAGTGTGGTAGGCGCAGCGATGATCGGTCTGGGGTTCGTGTTATCGCCCCGCCGGCCGGACAGCGAAAAGAACTCTCCTTACGAATGCGGCTTCGAGGCATTCGAAGACTCCCGCATGAAATTCGACGTGCGCTACTACCTGGTAGCCATCCTGTTCATCATCTTCGATCTGGAAATAGCCTTTCTTTTCCCATGGGCAGTTGTCCTGGATCAGATCGGCATGGTCGGGTTTTGGGCGATGATGATTTTTCTCGGGATTCTCGTGGTCGGCTTCATCTATGAGTGGAAGAAGGGAGCGCTGGAGTGGGAATAG
- a CDS encoding NADH-quinone oxidoreductase subunit C, protein MTPDERLDELEEALEEHLEDYEDCSWQRACGELTLTVPREVLTPVMKLLREKRALAFEECIDVCGVDYAAYGNSEWVTRTAANAGFSRGVDREVPEMDPANRFAVVYHLLSITHNVRLRVKTFLDAERPIVDSVVGIWASANWFEREAFDLFGIMFAGHPDLRRILTDYGFIGHPFRKDFPLIGQVEMRYDPEQERVIYEPVSIEPRTLVPRVIREDSRYEAGWKPEEPADEDAE, encoded by the coding sequence ATGACGCCAGATGAACGCCTGGACGAACTCGAGGAGGCGCTTGAGGAGCACCTCGAGGACTACGAAGACTGCTCGTGGCAACGCGCGTGCGGCGAACTGACGCTGACCGTACCGCGCGAGGTGCTGACGCCGGTCATGAAGCTGCTGCGCGAAAAACGCGCCTTGGCCTTCGAAGAATGCATCGACGTGTGCGGTGTCGACTACGCTGCTTACGGTAACTCCGAGTGGGTCACGCGTACCGCGGCCAACGCCGGTTTCAGTCGGGGTGTCGATCGCGAGGTGCCGGAGATGGATCCGGCCAACCGTTTCGCCGTGGTCTACCACCTGCTGTCGATTACCCACAACGTCCGCCTGCGCGTTAAGACCTTTCTCGACGCCGAACGGCCGATCGTCGATTCGGTGGTCGGCATCTGGGCCAGCGCCAACTGGTTCGAACGCGAGGCCTTCGACCTGTTCGGCATCATGTTCGCCGGCCATCCGGACCTGCGCCGCATCCTGACCGACTACGGCTTCATCGGTCACCCGTTCCGCAAGGACTTCCCGCTGATCGGCCAGGTCGAGATGCGTTACGACCCGGAGCAGGAGCGCGTGATCTACGAGCCGGTCAGCATCGAGCCACGCACGCTCGTACCGCGCGTGATCCGTGAAGACAGTCGCTACGAAGCCGGCTGGAAACCCGAAGAGCCGGCCGACGAGGATGCGGAATAA
- the tpiA gene encoding triose-phosphate isomerase, with protein MRQPLVAGNWKMNGSRASIAELLGGLKAGIGQVTAAEVAVCAPAVYIADVQSQLDGTSIKWGGQDVSVYESGAYTGEIAGSMLADFGCHFVIIGHSERRAYHGETDEVVAQKFTAARAAGLVPILCVGETLEEREQGITEEVVGRQLDAAIKHCGIAMVGEGVIAYEPVWAIGTGKTATPEMAQAVHAFIRGRLASNDQAVADVVRVLYGGSMNPKNAAELVAQADIDGGLIGGASLKPDDFLAVCSAANS; from the coding sequence ATGCGTCAGCCTTTGGTGGCCGGTAACTGGAAAATGAACGGATCACGCGCCAGCATCGCTGAGTTGCTGGGTGGACTGAAGGCCGGTATTGGCCAGGTTACGGCAGCTGAAGTCGCTGTTTGTGCACCCGCCGTGTACATCGCGGATGTGCAGTCCCAGCTGGACGGTACCTCGATCAAGTGGGGTGGCCAGGACGTGTCGGTTTACGAGTCCGGCGCCTACACCGGGGAGATCGCAGGCTCGATGCTGGCCGATTTCGGCTGTCATTTTGTGATCATCGGTCACTCAGAGCGTCGCGCCTACCATGGCGAGACCGACGAAGTGGTGGCGCAGAAGTTCACGGCGGCACGCGCTGCCGGCCTGGTGCCGATCCTGTGCGTCGGCGAGACCCTCGAAGAGCGCGAGCAGGGCATCACCGAAGAGGTGGTGGGTCGCCAGTTGGATGCCGCGATCAAGCACTGCGGTATCGCGATGGTCGGCGAGGGCGTCATCGCCTACGAGCCGGTCTGGGCGATCGGTACCGGCAAGACCGCCACGCCTGAGATGGCACAGGCGGTACACGCCTTCATTCGCGGCCGTCTGGCGTCGAATGATCAGGCGGTGGCTGACGTGGTACGCGTATTGTACGGCGGCAGCATGAACCCGAAGAACGCAGCCGAACTGGTTGCACAGGCAGATATCGATGGTGGCCTGATTGGCGGCGCCTCGTTGAAGCCCGATGATTTTCTGGCTGTTTGCTCTGCAGCAAACAGCTGA
- the nuoF gene encoding NADH-quinone oxidoreductase subunit NuoF produces the protein MANEVCFRTLHKDRPWRLETYQAEGGYEALKKILKEKTPQEDIIETVKKSGLRGRGGAGFPTGLKWSFINRTAPGDKYVVCNSDEGEPGTFKDRDILRYNPHALIEGMIICGYAIGGVAGYNYIRGEFWEPYERFEEALAEAREAGLLGENILGSGFDFDIHTHLGAGAYICGEETALLESIEGKKGQPRFKPPFPAMFGLYGRPTVINNTETLASVPDIVRQGADWFREIGIENSGGCKLFSISGNVARPGNYEIPMGTPFAELLEMAGGMRDGRPLKAVIPGGSSAPVLPGAMMMDLTMDYDSIAKAGSMLGSGAVIVMDDSNCMVKVLDRISYFYYEESCGQCTPCREGTGWMHRVVNRIEHGKGSNEDLDLLDDVAKKIMGRTICALGDAAAMPVAGFIKHFRDEFQYHIDNKKCMV, from the coding sequence ATGGCAAACGAAGTCTGCTTCCGCACACTGCACAAAGACCGGCCATGGCGCTTGGAAACCTACCAGGCGGAAGGCGGGTACGAGGCGCTCAAGAAGATCCTCAAAGAAAAGACCCCGCAGGAAGACATCATCGAGACGGTCAAGAAGTCGGGTCTGCGCGGACGTGGTGGGGCAGGTTTCCCGACCGGCCTGAAGTGGAGCTTCATCAACCGTACCGCACCGGGCGACAAGTATGTCGTGTGCAACTCGGATGAAGGCGAACCCGGCACGTTCAAGGATCGCGACATCCTGCGTTACAACCCGCACGCATTGATCGAAGGCATGATCATCTGCGGTTATGCGATTGGCGGGGTTGCCGGTTACAACTACATCCGTGGCGAGTTCTGGGAGCCGTACGAACGCTTCGAAGAGGCCTTGGCCGAAGCGCGCGAGGCGGGCCTGCTCGGCGAGAACATCCTCGGTAGCGGTTTCGACTTCGACATCCATACCCATCTCGGTGCCGGCGCCTACATCTGTGGCGAAGAGACCGCGCTGCTCGAATCGATCGAGGGCAAGAAAGGTCAGCCACGTTTCAAGCCGCCGTTTCCGGCGATGTTCGGCCTGTACGGTCGACCGACCGTGATCAACAACACCGAAACGCTGGCCTCGGTGCCCGACATCGTGCGCCAGGGCGCCGACTGGTTCCGTGAGATCGGCATCGAGAACAGCGGTGGCTGCAAACTGTTTTCGATCTCCGGCAATGTCGCCCGCCCGGGCAACTATGAGATCCCGATGGGTACGCCGTTTGCCGAGTTGCTGGAGATGGCCGGCGGCATGCGCGATGGCCGCCCACTCAAAGCGGTGATCCCCGGCGGTTCGTCGGCACCGGTATTGCCCGGCGCGATGATGATGGATCTGACCATGGACTACGACAGCATCGCCAAGGCGGGCTCGATGCTCGGTTCAGGCGCGGTCATCGTGATGGACGACAGCAACTGCATGGTCAAGGTGCTCGATCGCATCTCTTATTTCTACTACGAAGAATCCTGCGGCCAATGCACGCCGTGCCGCGAAGGCACCGGCTGGATGCATCGGGTCGTCAATCGCATAGAGCACGGCAAGGGCAGCAACGAAGACCTCGACCTGCTCGATGATGTCGCGAAGAAGATC
- the secG gene encoding preprotein translocase subunit SecG, with translation MESVLVVVHLFLAIGLVGLILIQHGKGADMGAAFGSGASSSVFGSRGASNFLSRTTAILATLFFVTSLALAGFAMRSGDQETLMDKAPAAQTEPTEQSALPPSDLPNVPTETSSDLPSAPITDMPSVPVPAESVESTPAPQTTAPSQSDAPKPAE, from the coding sequence ATGGAATCCGTGTTGGTTGTAGTGCATCTCTTCCTGGCCATTGGTTTGGTCGGGTTGATCCTCATCCAGCACGGTAAAGGTGCCGACATGGGCGCTGCCTTCGGTTCCGGCGCATCGTCTTCGGTGTTCGGTTCGCGTGGGGCATCGAACTTCCTGAGCCGCACCACCGCCATCCTGGCTACGTTGTTTTTTGTCACCAGCCTTGCGCTTGCCGGTTTTGCGATGCGATCCGGTGACCAGGAAACGCTGATGGACAAAGCGCCGGCGGCCCAGACCGAGCCGACCGAGCAGAGTGCGTTACCGCCGAGCGATCTGCCAAACGTCCCAACAGAGACGTCGTCGGATCTTCCGAGCGCACCGATCACCGACATGCCGTCGGTGCCGGTACCCGCGGAATCGGTAGAGTCGACGCCCGCGCCGCAAACTACGGCACCGTCGCAAAGCGACGCGCCGAAGCCGGCCGAATAA